The following proteins come from a genomic window of Halomicroarcula saliterrae:
- a CDS encoding ABC transporter permease yields MTERFDAVPTSGRALVALAAGLLLAGLGVAALVAPASGPGRLFGLVVSSSTLAATLRLSVPIVFAAIGGIFAEKSGVINIGLEGLLIIAAFTAVFGADITGSLWLGFLVGVVAATALAGLFAVVCIEFRADQIIAGLAVWLIALGLAPFGSQVIYGGPNTDSVGTLGTITVPVLADLPVVGALFDASPAVYLMFLAVGTAWYTLNRTAFGRWVRAAGENPKALDTAGVDVSRVRYAAVLLSGTFSGMGGAALAFSIGQFTGNGPTMVNGKGFIAIVAYLFGNYNPVGALLSTALFAGLDAIQLRLQTSQLYAVPDSLVQTIPFVAVIVVLAFVGRTRLPESAGEHYESGEE; encoded by the coding sequence ATGACTGAGCGCTTCGACGCGGTCCCGACCTCCGGGCGGGCACTCGTCGCGCTGGCGGCGGGCCTGCTCCTTGCGGGGCTGGGCGTCGCCGCGCTCGTCGCGCCCGCCTCCGGGCCCGGCCGCCTGTTCGGGCTCGTGGTCTCGTCGTCGACGCTCGCGGCCACGCTCCGGCTGTCGGTCCCTATCGTCTTCGCCGCTATCGGCGGCATCTTCGCCGAGAAGTCGGGCGTCATCAACATCGGGCTGGAGGGGCTGCTCATCATCGCGGCGTTCACGGCTGTCTTCGGCGCCGATATCACCGGCTCCCTGTGGCTCGGCTTCCTCGTCGGTGTCGTCGCCGCGACGGCGCTCGCCGGCCTGTTCGCCGTCGTCTGTATCGAGTTCCGGGCCGACCAGATTATCGCCGGACTGGCGGTGTGGCTCATCGCGCTGGGCCTGGCGCCGTTCGGTTCGCAGGTCATCTACGGCGGCCCCAACACCGACAGCGTCGGGACGCTCGGGACCATCACAGTGCCCGTGCTGGCTGACCTCCCGGTCGTGGGCGCGCTGTTCGACGCCTCGCCCGCGGTCTACCTGATGTTTCTGGCCGTCGGCACCGCGTGGTACACGCTCAACCGGACGGCCTTCGGGCGGTGGGTCCGGGCCGCCGGCGAGAACCCGAAGGCGCTCGACACCGCCGGCGTCGACGTCTCGCGGGTCCGCTACGCCGCCGTCCTGCTGTCGGGGACCTTCTCCGGGATGGGCGGGGCGGCACTGGCGTTCAGTATCGGTCAGTTCACCGGCAACGGGCCGACGATGGTCAACGGCAAGGGGTTCATCGCCATCGTCGCGTACCTCTTCGGGAACTACAACCCGGTCGGGGCGTTGCTCTCGACGGCGCTGTTTGCCGGTCTGGACGCTATCCAGTTGCGTCTGCAGACGAGCCAGCTCTATGCCGTGCCCGACTCGCTCGTCCAGACTATCCCCTTCGTCGCGGTCATCGTCGTCCTCGCGTTCGTCGGCCGGACCCGGCTTCCGGAGTCGGCCGGCGAACACTACGAGTCCGGCGAGGAGTGA
- a CDS encoding amino acid-binding protein, protein MFDEIMEKFEDSPGQQAVIRLLLERGFSVNEEGRVVSGGIEIPNTGIAREVGVDRRVVNATTDAILADDELRRIFRNISAVPSLLDLAPVLDLTAITISVRAADESGIVSRVTAAIAERDISIRQVLSEDPEFTDDPRLYVITDEALPGDLINELREMAFVRTIELA, encoded by the coding sequence ATGTTCGACGAGATTATGGAGAAGTTCGAGGACTCTCCGGGCCAGCAGGCCGTCATCCGCCTGCTGCTCGAACGGGGGTTCTCGGTCAACGAGGAGGGGCGGGTGGTCTCGGGCGGCATCGAGATTCCCAACACCGGCATCGCCCGCGAGGTCGGCGTCGACCGCCGGGTCGTCAACGCCACGACGGACGCTATCCTCGCCGACGACGAGCTGCGGCGCATCTTCCGGAACATCTCCGCCGTTCCCAGTCTGCTGGACCTCGCGCCGGTGCTCGACCTCACCGCTATCACCATCTCCGTGCGGGCGGCCGACGAGTCCGGTATCGTCTCGCGGGTGACGGCCGCTATCGCCGAGCGCGACATCTCCATCCGGCAGGTGCTCAGCGAGGACCCGGAGTTCACCGACGACCCCCGGCTCTACGTCATCACCGACGAGGCGCTGCCCGGCGACCTCATCAACGAACTGCGCGAGATGGCGTTCGTCCGGACTATCGAACTGGCCTGA
- the udk gene encoding uridine kinase, with translation MSESPFLIGIAGGTGAGKTTIATEIVDAVDVDMVLLSLDNYYCDQSELSPEERAELNFDHPDAIDWERLIGDVRSLSENEAVAVPQYNLETHTRERDPITVEPEPIVIVEGILALYHDRILDQLDLSIYVQTDPDVRVLRRIRRDIEERDRTVDGVIEQYLSTVKPMHEQFVEPTKRKADIIIPEGVNEPAMELLQEKAMREIGPKAEYQEM, from the coding sequence ATGTCAGAGTCGCCGTTTCTCATAGGAATTGCGGGTGGTACGGGCGCCGGAAAGACGACAATCGCGACCGAAATCGTGGACGCGGTGGACGTGGATATGGTTCTGCTGTCGCTGGACAACTACTACTGCGACCAGTCGGAGCTCTCGCCGGAAGAGCGGGCAGAGCTAAATTTCGACCATCCCGACGCGATCGACTGGGAACGGTTGATCGGCGACGTCCGTTCGCTTTCGGAGAACGAGGCGGTCGCCGTTCCACAGTACAACCTGGAGACGCACACGCGTGAGCGAGACCCCATCACAGTCGAACCCGAACCGATCGTCATCGTCGAGGGCATTCTCGCCCTGTACCACGACCGCATTCTGGACCAGCTGGACCTCTCGATTTACGTCCAGACGGACCCCGACGTCCGTGTCCTCCGGCGCATCCGGCGAGATATCGAGGAGCGTGACCGAACAGTCGACGGGGTCATCGAACAGTATCTATCGACGGTGAAACCGATGCACGAACAGTTCGTCGAGCCCACGAAGCGGAAAGCCGATATCATCATCCCGGAGGGCGTGAACGAACCCGCGATGGAGCTCCTCCAGGAGAAGGCGATGAGGGAGATCGGTCCGAAAGCCGAGTATCAGGAGATGTGA
- a CDS encoding lactate utilization protein translates to MASNKDGYAETVDYDKSLDEHPTDDELDAAVENLEASGFDVVVVDDAAAALAELESQIPAGAGVMDGHSTTLEEIGFMDHLMEGDHDWDNRHAEVYGIDDDAERQRARREAQASDYFVGSVNAIAGTGELVAADASGSRVGAYPFAAENLLLVAGTNKIVDDLDAALDRLENVAYPLEDARAQEAYGQGSMIGKQLIYRQEAEEGRTTLVLVRESLGY, encoded by the coding sequence ATGGCCTCGAACAAGGACGGCTACGCGGAGACGGTCGACTACGACAAGTCGCTGGACGAACACCCCACGGACGACGAACTCGACGCCGCCGTCGAGAACCTCGAAGCCAGTGGCTTCGACGTGGTCGTCGTCGACGACGCGGCGGCCGCGCTGGCCGAACTCGAATCACAGATTCCGGCCGGTGCCGGCGTGATGGACGGTCACTCCACGACGCTGGAGGAGATCGGCTTCATGGACCACCTCATGGAGGGCGACCACGACTGGGACAACCGCCACGCCGAGGTGTACGGTATCGACGACGACGCCGAGCGCCAGCGCGCCCGCCGGGAGGCCCAGGCCAGCGACTACTTCGTCGGCAGCGTCAACGCCATCGCCGGCACCGGCGAACTCGTCGCCGCCGACGCCTCCGGCAGCCGCGTCGGGGCCTATCCGTTCGCCGCCGAAAACCTCCTGCTGGTCGCCGGCACCAACAAGATCGTCGACGACCTCGACGCGGCGCTCGACCGACTGGAAAACGTCGCGTATCCGCTCGAAGACGCGCGTGCACAGGAAGCCTACGGACAGGGGAGTATGATCGGCAAACAGCTCATCTACCGCCAGGAAGCCGAAGAAGGCCGGACGACACTGGTTCTGGTCCGCGAGTCGCTGGGCTACTGA
- the upp gene encoding uracil phosphoribosyltransferase, translated as MALERRGDASLVTHALAKDELSRLREKDTEQVEFRKGLVRLGRLCGYEIIDGRMETEYVEIETPLTTTMGERVTGLDDVVIVNVLRAATPFVEGLLKAFPRARQGVISASRDESAGMDEDGEFPISVDYVKLPDIGPDDTVIVADPMLATGSTMTAVLDHITGAGGDPDHLVVLSAVAAPPGIVRVSEAFPDVDLLTVAIDDELDEEGFIVPGLGDAGDRAFRTT; from the coding sequence ATGGCACTCGAACGGCGCGGTGACGCCTCGCTGGTCACACACGCGCTCGCGAAGGACGAACTCTCCCGGCTGCGCGAGAAGGACACCGAACAGGTCGAGTTCCGGAAGGGGCTGGTCCGGCTGGGTCGCCTCTGTGGTTACGAGATAATCGACGGGCGCATGGAGACCGAGTACGTCGAAATCGAGACGCCCCTGACCACGACGATGGGCGAGCGGGTGACGGGGCTGGACGACGTGGTCATCGTCAACGTCCTCCGGGCGGCGACGCCGTTCGTCGAAGGGCTGTTGAAGGCGTTTCCCCGGGCCCGGCAAGGCGTCATCTCGGCGAGCCGCGACGAGTCGGCTGGGATGGACGAGGACGGCGAGTTCCCCATCTCCGTCGACTACGTCAAGCTCCCCGACATCGGTCCCGACGACACCGTCATCGTCGCCGACCCGATGCTGGCGACCGGGTCGACGATGACCGCCGTGCTGGACCACATCACCGGGGCGGGCGGCGACCCCGACCACCTCGTCGTCCTCTCGGCGGTGGCCGCCCCGCCCGGCATCGTCCGCGTGAGCGAGGCGTTCCCCGACGTGGACCTGCTGACCGTCGCTATCGACGACGAGCTCGACGAGGAGGGCTTTATCGTCCCCGGACTTGGCGACGCGGGCGACCGGGCGTTCCGGACGACCTGA
- the leuS gene encoding leucine--tRNA ligase: protein MSRRYDHARVTEYWQHVWEREGVYETPSGAEAPEDRTYVLGMFPYTSGSLHMGHIRNYAITDAHARYRRMAGDRVLHPMGWDAFGLPAENAAYERDTDPESWTRSCIERMRDDLKEMGFGYDWSREITTCDPEYYQWNQWLFTRFLDNDLVEYDSATVNWCPDCETVLADAQVETDEYEAAHGHTAGGVCWRCGTAVTQRDLDQWFFTITDYADELYDGLDDLEGWPEGVRDSQRNWIGRQEGAGVTFDVDEYGEVSAFTTRLDTVYGATYLALAPGHDLVSELAETDDDVAAYLDEVAGTDDAGLSGVATDLTATHPFTGERIPVYVAAYVLDDVGTGAVMGVPAHNERDHDFAEAHDLPVSQVVEPVDGSGTNLPDDPYTEDGMLTSSGEYDGLASTAARERLLDHDGVEEATTYRLRDWLISRQRYWGTPIPIVHCPDCGAVPVPDEDLPVELPAYVQTTGNPLDAAEEWKATTCPDCGGEATRETDTMDTFVDSSWYFLRFLSPHFDDAPFDQQTADQWLPVDVYVGGEEHAVLHLLYIRFFTRALADLGLLDEREPVERLINQGTVLHSGEKMSKSAGNAVAPHEYGAETTRLFVLSAAHPAQDFEWTVKDVSTAYEFQQDIYGMVSDFVDQRTRRHRSQEARPVRTESEPHDAYLEREIDRTIAAVTEEYDRFRFHRVVGELQRFARLLRRYERYEPPYLFAYSRGLRVLTKLLAPIAPYLAEELWHLLEADGLVAEADWPESLRDVSDYRIERGLVRTTLADVRDITEVVDISDPERIELVVAEDWKYEAYRTAQSADPDAAIVGEIMADESMQAHGDAAADYAADLADRSKGLEPIVDGERELDVLAQAAWLFEDEFGAEVTVRRASEDDDLAKKARPNKPAIHIS, encoded by the coding sequence ATGTCGCGCCGCTACGACCACGCACGGGTCACGGAGTACTGGCAGCACGTCTGGGAGCGGGAGGGGGTCTACGAGACGCCCTCGGGAGCTGAGGCCCCCGAGGACCGAACCTACGTGCTGGGGATGTTCCCCTACACCTCCGGGTCGCTGCATATGGGCCACATCCGCAACTACGCCATCACCGACGCCCACGCCCGCTACCGACGGATGGCCGGGGACCGCGTCCTCCACCCGATGGGCTGGGACGCCTTCGGCCTGCCCGCCGAGAACGCGGCCTACGAGCGCGATACGGACCCGGAGTCCTGGACCCGCTCCTGTATCGAGCGGATGCGCGACGACCTGAAGGAGATGGGCTTTGGCTACGACTGGTCACGGGAGATTACGACCTGTGACCCGGAGTACTACCAGTGGAACCAGTGGCTGTTCACCCGGTTTCTCGACAACGACCTCGTCGAGTACGACTCCGCGACGGTCAACTGGTGTCCGGACTGTGAGACCGTTCTCGCGGACGCACAGGTCGAGACCGACGAGTACGAGGCCGCCCACGGCCACACCGCCGGCGGCGTCTGCTGGCGCTGTGGCACTGCGGTCACCCAGCGGGACCTCGACCAGTGGTTCTTCACCATCACCGACTACGCCGACGAGCTGTACGACGGGCTGGACGACCTAGAGGGGTGGCCCGAAGGGGTCAGGGACAGCCAGCGAAACTGGATCGGCCGACAGGAGGGTGCCGGCGTGACTTTCGACGTGGACGAGTACGGCGAGGTGTCGGCCTTTACCACCCGGCTGGACACCGTCTACGGCGCGACCTATCTCGCGCTCGCGCCGGGCCACGACCTGGTGAGCGAGCTGGCCGAGACGGACGACGACGTGGCGGCCTACCTCGACGAGGTCGCCGGCACGGACGACGCCGGGCTCTCCGGCGTCGCGACCGACCTGACAGCGACCCACCCGTTCACCGGCGAGCGGATTCCCGTCTACGTCGCCGCCTACGTGCTGGACGACGTGGGCACCGGCGCGGTGATGGGCGTGCCCGCCCACAACGAGCGCGACCACGACTTCGCCGAGGCACACGACCTCCCCGTCTCGCAGGTGGTCGAACCCGTCGACGGCAGCGGGACGAACCTGCCAGACGACCCCTACACCGAAGACGGCATGCTGACGTCGAGCGGCGAGTACGACGGCCTCGCCAGCACGGCCGCCCGCGAGCGCCTGCTCGACCACGACGGCGTCGAGGAAGCGACGACCTACCGCCTGCGGGACTGGCTCATCTCCCGGCAGCGCTACTGGGGGACGCCCATCCCCATCGTCCACTGCCCCGACTGTGGGGCCGTCCCGGTCCCCGACGAGGACCTCCCCGTCGAACTGCCCGCGTACGTCCAGACGACCGGTAACCCGCTCGATGCGGCCGAGGAGTGGAAAGCGACGACCTGTCCCGACTGCGGCGGCGAGGCGACCCGGGAGACCGACACGATGGACACGTTCGTCGACTCCTCGTGGTACTTCCTGCGATTCCTCAGTCCTCACTTCGACGATGCGCCGTTCGACCAGCAGACGGCCGACCAGTGGCTCCCAGTCGACGTCTACGTCGGCGGCGAGGAACACGCCGTGCTCCACCTGCTGTACATCCGCTTTTTCACGCGGGCGCTGGCGGACCTGGGGCTGCTCGACGAGCGTGAACCCGTCGAGCGGCTCATCAATCAGGGGACGGTGTTACACAGCGGCGAGAAGATGTCCAAGTCCGCCGGCAACGCCGTCGCGCCCCACGAGTACGGCGCCGAGACCACCCGACTGTTCGTCCTCTCGGCGGCCCACCCCGCTCAGGACTTCGAGTGGACGGTCAAGGACGTCTCGACGGCCTACGAGTTCCAGCAGGACATCTACGGGATGGTCAGCGACTTCGTCGACCAGCGAACGCGCCGGCACCGCTCTCAGGAAGCCCGCCCCGTCCGCACGGAGAGCGAGCCCCACGACGCCTACCTCGAACGGGAGATAGACCGCACCATCGCCGCCGTCACCGAGGAGTACGACCGCTTCCGGTTCCACCGCGTCGTCGGCGAACTCCAGCGGTTCGCCCGCCTCCTCCGGCGCTACGAGCGCTACGAACCGCCCTACCTGTTCGCCTACAGCCGCGGGCTGCGCGTGCTGACGAAGCTGCTCGCTCCCATCGCCCCGTATCTGGCCGAGGAGCTGTGGCACCTGCTGGAGGCGGACGGGCTCGTCGCCGAGGCCGACTGGCCCGAGTCGCTGCGTGACGTCTCCGACTACCGCATCGAGCGCGGGCTCGTCCGGACGACGCTCGCCGACGTGCGCGACATCACCGAGGTCGTCGACATCTCGGACCCCGAGCGAATCGAGCTCGTGGTCGCCGAGGACTGGAAGTACGAGGCCTACCGCACGGCCCAGTCGGCCGACCCCGACGCCGCCATCGTCGGCGAGATCATGGCCGACGAGTCGATGCAGGCCCACGGCGACGCCGCCGCGGACTACGCCGCCGACCTGGCCGACCGGAGCAAGGGCCTCGAACCGATCGTCGACGGCGAGCGGGAGCTCGACGTGCTGGCGCAGGCCGCCTGGCTCTTCGAGGACGAGTTCGGCGCCGAGGTGACCGTTCGGCGGGCGAGCGAGGACGACGACCTCGCGAAGAAGGCCAGACCGAACAAGCCCGCGATTCACATCTCCTGA
- a CDS encoding ArsR/SmtB family transcription factor, which yields MASNQRTDGRACCEPLAHDVDDERLAADVGLLSGAANDTRYELLLLLSAADGAVCACELPDAVGLSQSAVSHALSTLFDAGLVTREKDGRWRYYDLTPAAASLLNTLDTLHTDD from the coding sequence ATGGCATCGAACCAACGGACCGACGGCCGGGCCTGCTGTGAACCGCTGGCCCACGACGTCGACGACGAGCGCCTCGCGGCCGACGTGGGCCTGCTGTCGGGCGCCGCGAACGACACCAGATACGAGCTGCTCCTGTTGCTCTCGGCCGCCGACGGTGCCGTCTGCGCCTGCGAGCTCCCCGACGCCGTCGGGCTGAGCCAGAGCGCCGTGAGCCACGCGCTCTCGACGCTGTTCGACGCCGGCCTCGTCACGCGCGAGAAGGACGGCCGCTGGCGCTACTACGACCTGACGCCGGCCGCAGCGTCGCTGCTGAACACCCTCGATACGCTCCACACCGATGACTGA
- the arsM gene encoding arsenite methyltransferase gives MTDTDSPTPSGRPDDEQRRIVRERYADIATDSDGCCGDESADGGGCCDDAAGASGADATARQLGYADDEVDAVAGDANLGLGCGNPQAIADLDAGETVLDLGSGAGFDCFLAADAVGSAGRVIGVDMTPEMVEKARENARANDAETVEFRLGEIEHLPVADATVDAVISNCVVNLSPDKPQVFREAYRALRPGGRLAVSDVVQTAEFPPEVTRDPDSLAACVAGAATVDALETMLADAGFEAVDISPKDDSDSFIREWADDYDPSEYLVSATIEARKPD, from the coding sequence ATGACTGACACTGATTCACCCACACCGTCCGGCCGGCCCGACGACGAACAGCGACGCATCGTCCGCGAGCGGTACGCCGACATCGCGACCGACAGCGACGGCTGCTGCGGGGACGAGTCGGCGGACGGCGGCGGCTGCTGTGACGACGCCGCGGGCGCGAGCGGCGCCGACGCGACGGCCCGCCAGCTGGGCTACGCGGACGACGAGGTCGACGCGGTGGCCGGCGACGCGAACCTCGGGCTGGGCTGTGGGAACCCACAGGCTATCGCCGACCTCGACGCCGGCGAGACGGTCCTCGACCTCGGGTCGGGCGCCGGCTTCGACTGCTTTCTCGCGGCCGACGCCGTCGGTTCGGCGGGCCGTGTCATCGGCGTCGACATGACGCCCGAGATGGTCGAGAAAGCCCGCGAGAACGCCCGGGCGAACGACGCGGAGACGGTCGAGTTCCGCCTCGGCGAAATCGAACACCTCCCTGTAGCCGACGCCACCGTCGACGCGGTCATCTCGAACTGTGTCGTCAACCTCTCGCCGGACAAACCGCAGGTGTTCCGCGAGGCCTACCGGGCGCTGCGCCCCGGCGGTCGACTCGCCGTCTCGGACGTGGTCCAGACGGCCGAGTTCCCGCCCGAGGTGACGCGTGACCCCGACTCGCTCGCCGCGTGTGTGGCCGGCGCGGCGACCGTCGACGCGCTCGAAACGATGCTCGCCGACGCCGGCTTCGAGGCTGTCGACATCTCGCCGAAAGACGACAGCGACTCCTTCATCCGCGAGTGGGCCGACGACTACGACCCGAGCGAGTATCTCGTCTCCGCCACTATCGAGGCCCGAAAACCCGACTGA
- a CDS encoding IMPACT family protein, with protein MAESFRTVAERAAASFEVQGSEFIGHVAPAETVAEAEAFVDEIREQYADATHNVPAYRVRAEPFREYSSDDAEPSGSAGKPALNVLQQRDIENVAAVVTRYYGGTNLGVGGLARSYSRSVKDAVDAAGVVESVPHERFTVTVEYDDSGSVRSLLESADVDFSAEYGAEVTFSVRLPTAEASDLRDRIRSATSGRADIDY; from the coding sequence GTGGCAGAGAGTTTCCGGACCGTCGCCGAGCGCGCCGCCGCGAGCTTCGAGGTGCAGGGCTCGGAGTTCATCGGCCACGTCGCGCCAGCCGAGACCGTCGCCGAGGCCGAGGCGTTCGTCGACGAGATACGCGAGCAGTACGCCGACGCCACCCACAACGTCCCGGCGTATCGGGTGCGGGCCGAACCGTTCCGGGAGTATTCGAGCGACGACGCCGAACCCAGCGGGAGCGCCGGCAAGCCGGCCCTGAACGTGCTCCAGCAACGGGACATCGAGAACGTCGCCGCCGTGGTCACCCGCTACTACGGCGGGACGAACCTCGGCGTGGGCGGGCTGGCCCGGTCGTATTCGCGGTCGGTCAAAGACGCCGTCGACGCCGCCGGCGTCGTCGAGTCGGTCCCACACGAGCGGTTCACCGTCACCGTCGAATACGACGACTCGGGCAGCGTGCGGAGCCTGCTGGAGTCGGCCGATGTGGACTTTTCGGCCGAGTACGGGGCCGAGGTGACGTTTTCAGTCCGGTTGCCGACGGCCGAGGCGAGCGACCTCCGGGACCGGATTCGCAGCGCGACCAGCGGCCGAGCCGACATCGACTACTGA
- a CDS encoding 2Fe-2S iron-sulfur cluster-binding protein yields the protein MAHPVTITVELPDGSVEELTAPAGSVLRDALLDAGLSPHGRYARRLNCGGNGLCATCGVRLAEPSDPDHWHDDLAERFGYPRLSCQIRVRAGMRVRLLDKRLWGSRDPDAASRGEQE from the coding sequence ATGGCGCACCCGGTCACCATCACCGTCGAACTGCCCGACGGCTCGGTCGAGGAGCTGACCGCGCCGGCGGGGAGTGTTCTCCGCGACGCCCTCCTCGATGCCGGTCTCTCGCCCCACGGCCGTTACGCCCGCCGGCTCAACTGCGGCGGCAACGGGCTCTGTGCCACCTGTGGCGTCCGGCTGGCCGAGCCGTCCGACCCGGACCACTGGCACGACGACCTCGCGGAGCGTTTTGGTTACCCGCGGCTGTCCTGTCAGATTCGCGTCCGGGCGGGGATGCGCGTCCGACTGCTCGACAAGCGGCTGTGGGGTAGCCGCGACCCCGACGCCGCCTCGCGCGGCGAGCAAGAATAA
- the hisB gene encoding imidazoleglycerol-phosphate dehydratase HisB, with protein sequence MTDRTAAVTRETAETDIEVTLDVDGDGDSTVDTGIGFFDHMLDSFSTHGLFDLTVQCDGDLEIDDHHTVEDVAITLGEAFTEALGEKRGIVRFADRKVPLDEAVASVVVDISGRPYYEFDGAFSQAEVGGMTSDMAGHFGRSLATNAGLTLHCAVEGENAHHEIEALFKGLARALDDATRIDERRSDVASTKGEL encoded by the coding sequence ATGACCGACCGCACGGCGGCCGTGACACGCGAGACGGCCGAGACGGACATCGAGGTGACCCTCGACGTCGACGGCGACGGCGACTCGACGGTCGACACCGGCATCGGCTTTTTCGACCACATGCTGGACTCCTTCTCGACACACGGCCTGTTCGACCTCACCGTCCAGTGTGACGGCGACCTCGAAATCGACGACCACCACACCGTCGAGGACGTGGCCATCACGCTCGGTGAGGCCTTTACCGAGGCGCTCGGCGAGAAGCGCGGTATCGTCCGCTTCGCCGACCGGAAGGTGCCCCTCGACGAGGCCGTCGCGAGCGTCGTCGTCGACATCTCCGGGCGACCGTACTACGAGTTCGACGGGGCGTTCTCGCAAGCGGAGGTCGGCGGGATGACCAGCGACATGGCCGGCCACTTCGGGCGCTCGCTGGCGACGAACGCGGGACTGACGCTGCACTGTGCCGTCGAGGGCGAGAACGCCCACCACGAGATAGAGGCGCTGTTCAAGGGGCTCGCCCGAGCGCTGGACGACGCGACCCGTATCGACGAACGGCGCAGCGACGTGGCCAGCACGAAAGGCGAACTGTAG
- a CDS encoding ABC transporter permease has product MSADGESWRETARRRLIALGQTSVGERVLIAASALLLSILLGTVIVFVAGLLATCRDPVLTIGGSTLCYDPFYVFDRLFLGALGDPFAGGWSPLNPQFALTLRETTVLVFTGLSVALAFRAGIFNIGTQGQLVMGGLLSALTVLWAAPLVSGGLGAVLLVPLGILAGAVGGGAYGAIPGALKAYAEANEVITTIMLNFVAVLVARYLVTGPFNDPNSQANQTPPLPAAGQFPSVIFDPRTDFSILALLLALAFVAGVYYLLTATAFGYDLRTAGIQPAAAEYGGVDAARTVVSSLTLSGAIGGVGGAVYVMMILGTFQTGVPSYGFDGITVSILAGNNPVGVVFAALLFGVLKSGSTVVAFATNVPPQLVGVLRGLIILFVAMPEFFRLVGRRLAAGQDDPGTAAIGGEADD; this is encoded by the coding sequence ATGAGCGCGGACGGGGAGTCCTGGCGCGAGACGGCGCGCCGCCGACTCATCGCGCTGGGACAGACGTCGGTCGGCGAGCGGGTGCTCATCGCCGCCTCGGCGCTCTTGCTGTCGATACTCCTCGGGACGGTCATCGTCTTCGTCGCCGGCCTGCTGGCCACCTGCCGGGACCCCGTGTTGACCATCGGCGGGTCGACGCTGTGTTACGACCCGTTCTACGTCTTCGACCGCCTCTTCCTGGGTGCGCTGGGCGACCCCTTCGCCGGCGGCTGGTCGCCGCTGAACCCGCAGTTCGCGCTGACGCTCCGGGAGACGACCGTCCTCGTGTTCACGGGGCTGTCGGTGGCGCTGGCCTTCCGGGCCGGCATCTTCAACATCGGCACGCAGGGCCAGCTCGTCATGGGCGGGCTGCTGTCGGCGCTGACGGTCCTGTGGGCCGCGCCGCTGGTCTCGGGCGGGCTGGGAGCGGTGCTGCTGGTCCCGCTCGGTATCCTGGCCGGTGCCGTCGGTGGCGGCGCCTACGGGGCGATTCCGGGGGCGCTGAAGGCCTACGCCGAAGCCAACGAGGTCATCACCACGATCATGCTCAACTTCGTCGCCGTGCTGGTGGCGCGGTATCTCGTCACCGGTCCGTTCAACGACCCTAACAGCCAGGCGAACCAGACGCCGCCGCTGCCGGCGGCCGGCCAGTTCCCGTCGGTCATCTTCGACCCGCGGACCGACTTCTCGATACTGGCACTGCTCCTGGCGCTCGCGTTCGTCGCCGGCGTCTACTACCTGCTGACCGCCACGGCCTTCGGCTACGACCTCCGAACCGCGGGTATCCAGCCCGCCGCGGCGGAGTACGGCGGGGTCGACGCCGCGCGGACCGTCGTCTCGTCGCTGACGCTGTCGGGCGCTATCGGCGGCGTCGGCGGCGCGGTGTACGTGATGATGATACTCGGGACGTTCCAGACGGGCGTCCCCAGCTACGGGTTCGACGGCATCACCGTCTCCATCCTCGCCGGCAACAACCCCGTCGGCGTCGTCTTCGCGGCCCTGCTCTTTGGCGTCCTCAAGTCGGGGTCGACAGTCGTGGCCTTCGCGACGAACGTGCCGCCCCAGCTGGTCGGCGTGTTGCGCGGGCTCATCATCCTCTTCGTGGCGATGCCGGAGTTCTTCCGGCTCGTCGGGCGGCGCCTCGCCGCCGGGCAGGACGACCCGGGCACCGCCGCCATCGGAGGTGAGGCCGATGACTGA